A genomic stretch from Harpia harpyja isolate bHarHar1 chromosome 20, bHarHar1 primary haplotype, whole genome shotgun sequence includes:
- the KCNIP1 gene encoding Kv channel-interacting protein 1 isoform X4: MGAVMGTFSSLQTKQRRPSKDKIEDELEMTTVCHRPEGLEQLEAQTNFTKRELQVLYRGFKNECPSGVVNEETFKQIYAQFFPHGDASMYAHYLFNAFDTAQNGSVKFEDFVMALSILLRGTVHEKLRWTFNLYDINKDGYINKEEMMDIVKAIYDMMGKYTYPVLKEDAPRQHVEVFFQKMDKNKDGVVTLDEFIESCQEDDNIMRSLQLFENVM; this comes from the exons ATAAAATTGAAGATGAATTAGAAATGACTACAGTGTGCCATAGACCCGAAGGACTGGAACAGCTTGAAGCACAAACCAATTTCACTAAAAGAGAACTTCAAGTACTTTACAGAGGgtttaaaaat GAATGTCCTAGTGGGGTTGTTAATGAAGAAACATTCAAACAGATCTATGCACAGTTTTTTCCTCATGGAG ATGCTAGCATGTATGCACATTATCTCTTCAACGCATTTGACACTGCACAAAATGGCTCAGTGAAGTTTGAG GATTTTGTGATGGCATTGTCCATTTTGTTGCGGGGAACTGTTCATGAAAAGCTAAGATGGACGTTTAATCTGTACGACATAAATAAGGATGGCTATATAAACAAGGAG GAAATGATGGATATCGTAAAGGCAATTTATGATATGATGGGAAAGTACACGTATCCAGTGCTCAAGGAAGATGCGCCAAGGCAGCATGTAGAAGTATTCTTCCAG aaaatggaTAAAAACAAAGATGGTGTCGTAACTTTAGATGAGTTTATTGAATCGTGTCAGGAG GACGACAATATCATGCGATCTTTACAGCTCTTTGAGAATGTGATGTAA
- the KCNIP1 gene encoding Kv channel-interacting protein 1 isoform X5, producing MTTVCHRPEGLEQLEAQTNFTKRELQVLYRGFKNECPSGVVNEETFKQIYAQFFPHGDASMYAHYLFNAFDTAQNGSVKFEDFVMALSILLRGTVHEKLRWTFNLYDINKDGYINKEEMMDIVKAIYDMMGKYTYPVLKEDAPRQHVEVFFQKMDKNKDGVVTLDEFIESCQEDDNIMRSLQLFENVM from the exons ATGACTACAGTGTGCCATAGACCCGAAGGACTGGAACAGCTTGAAGCACAAACCAATTTCACTAAAAGAGAACTTCAAGTACTTTACAGAGGgtttaaaaat GAATGTCCTAGTGGGGTTGTTAATGAAGAAACATTCAAACAGATCTATGCACAGTTTTTTCCTCATGGAG ATGCTAGCATGTATGCACATTATCTCTTCAACGCATTTGACACTGCACAAAATGGCTCAGTGAAGTTTGAG GATTTTGTGATGGCATTGTCCATTTTGTTGCGGGGAACTGTTCATGAAAAGCTAAGATGGACGTTTAATCTGTACGACATAAATAAGGATGGCTATATAAACAAGGAG GAAATGATGGATATCGTAAAGGCAATTTATGATATGATGGGAAAGTACACGTATCCAGTGCTCAAGGAAGATGCGCCAAGGCAGCATGTAGAAGTATTCTTCCAG aaaatggaTAAAAACAAAGATGGTGTCGTAACTTTAGATGAGTTTATTGAATCGTGTCAGGAG GACGACAATATCATGCGATCTTTACAGCTCTTTGAGAATGTGATGTAA